gatatcgtgtttgaaaccagttactcaacgtgtggagacttggtcgattttccacccactacctcgtaaattccttcaactgattgcacgactttttcacattccatcgtgtatttgaacacacgtgccgtagaccgccagaccaaaaccctaagtgatatccccccaaagtgacacgattgacgtctcgtggtatgttagtcaattgatgacttcgtggtttgatgggacgatgagtccatgtagttgctgagttaaacatgatgttctaaaactcacgagttgaacatgtcatgagacagaggtatagttcttacgatgaagtgagcaagtattgctcattcgatggatcgttgaatattgattggtgaaccaatattccttggttcgagcaaatatttatcatctgagcaagtgttgctcatgtgatgaattgttgcatatttgatcgtctgagcatgtgttgctcatctgatggattattggcagggtaccaaaaatattaattagaatactggtcgtcgagccgagcataattgtagattaatgaccatgaggccgtcgtaaaattattaaggttggaatctggagtgatgatccttggattcagaaaccctaatttgatcaattgatgatcaattcatggttcgtcagaagtttaaccatgggacgaaggagggagcgactacatgggaccgtggattatatagtgtccatattctcacgtgagcaaatacaaagaactcctgaagagttgacgatttgttggtgaaagaatgattaaatgctggtttaatcatttattcaaaaatgctcgtctgagccttaggtgagaaaacctaattaattatgacagagtgagggaccgaccatagggtcatgaaaccggccctgggtagtcacatgACCCCCTGATGatcgcttcatgaaaatccaaagtgttttgaagagtcttggacctaatacgtgcaattgtgcaaattaggtcaaaactgtgaaacttgatgggaccggcttctgtaagccaaagagtcaatcttggtcggtcaagatagcatgctcgtgtccccaaggcgtccgcgtctcagtcctgagaattttgatattttctggcgtgcaattgagcatccattcgagaaaatatgccaaaattagggtttcgacgaaactaaggaaaacaccatgagatgatgaaaaataattataaaataaggaatgaggaggcgtgggaccgccgtggtcaagatATGGTCagtcggtcgtggccacggtcccgtggtgccttttccttagttttataatattttgatgattttatgaaaaattcatgaattttgagaaatttgatgactttagggagtttccatgaattgaaggagttttcatgagttcagggaagcaaaaaatattaaaataataaaaacaagggtgtgtgggaccatggaggcatggccgggcggctatggaccggtcccacgagtttttcataattttttaatatttcttaggtatttttgatgatttgagggaatttttcctaatttgagagaaataccatgaaatcaaggaatttgatgaattcaaggaaaacttatagtaaaataataaaacaaaggggcgtgtgggaccggctagggcatggccggctggccaaggcctggtcccacaagttttcataatttattctattttattattattatttgatgatttgtgcaaaataccatgaaatcaaggagttttttcatgaaattagagaaataataataaaataataaggaaccatggggtgtgggtccggttgggaccaaggcatggctggttggccaatggtcacgccccacactcctttccttaattttgtattgttttttatggatttatggaagtaccatgaaaccgaggagtttccttgagacgaaggagatttgataaaatgagagaattttcatcaaatcatggaaaataataaaagtgCATTAaatatataaaactggtgtgggattgaccacgacacggtcgatcggtcgtgtgtccgtgctcccagtaccctggtcaatatttttaattatttattattttcttccctattttgcataggttcatcgtttcgttgtattttgaaatactcgttcgtgtggtgactgttagtgtatcgttgttgaatacaccttcaccatttgaatcggggcttacttagaggtagcccagacgcccggttgttgattatttattactaattatggaattcagtggagaataattcacaaaactgagtaataagatgtttattattaattcataggatcagctgaggattcgactacgaattcataataaagtgagcagtaccattccatgggatcgtagattcgaccatagaatcggagtaattaagatttatctattaccatttatgagaccggttgtggattcgatcatgtaatcggagtaatgagataatatagttattgctattctatgagatcaagtcgtggattcaatcatagaatcagaacaatcgttattgccattccatgggaccagtcgtggattcggccatggaataggagcaattgtaattaggaataattaactttgtggctctatactagcaaagaaagctgtctaggagcattaattatcccgatatgagcttgccggtaagtcatatcctttatatagtcagggtaaacttgttgtttgttcctgaagacgctatcgatctatactagcagagcaagctatctaggagccgtccatctcgtgatgctatatagaaataatcactgaaagtattcagtattcatgagatatgccgttgtccagtcgtgagactacatatctacatgtactctgagagagagaattcgatgagagacccttgtctcgatactcacgtctgattgctgaatcagagcttcgtataattatgagtttacgattttagcccttgtcgaaaatccaccatctacaatatgaAATTtgttcttccttgtattgttgcttgtaaacctcaaacgtcttaaactttccttgtagattttgatgtcgctccgcttgttgatgatgatggtgtttctatggacctgttgtttgGCGAGacagagaatggtgctaactgcaaatcaaactacaagaaggtggttttcatttatagacgtcaccctcatgattgacaaaattatcactcaagagatcgaagagtagtgcttctattggtgggaggttgggtagatcaccattctaccggaattaacgtacggtgacacacacccaaaaaaaagctctttagtcagttacaaataaaatttggtctggtgcctcagttgatatgaaaataggtagtctccactaatgattgatcatcaaatctaataatgcatttctccctgctcctaatttgcatcaccagcatgattaaatccattatttaacactctaacaagcaagaaatccaacgtagttccctaacacttctaagttcagttatgtcggtcagaattctctatgtaaacatacctagaagtatgctagtgactctaaaatctctacaagttggaggttttattcaaatatatataaaaaatttgaaaattttgactcaaaaaggctaaaaactctatatgcaaaagactcccccacacttaaacttcacattgtcctcaatgtgtaaaatCGAAAATTCTGAAATCTGACACAATAGCAGAAAAAAcgcaaaaactgtacaaattggtaaggaatttggaaaacctccatttcacaaaagttgttcataTATATGTTTTATACAAAGTGTCAAAAGGTCACactgtttcgataaacggtctgacagatatggtctctggactgaactacgcgcagtctgaatttttctgacaaAAAGGTATTCGTTATAATTTTCTCCTAAAATAGATTCCggactcaatgaaattaaacatggggatgcaaatatgatatgaaaacaataaaaataaaaataataaataaataaaagggaTTAAGATacaaacctatgggttgcctcccatttagcgcttagttttacgtcctcagcccgacttggcattctccaAACTACTCCTCCTGAGGGAGTAAATCACGAAGCTCAATCACGTCCAAATTCTCCGCAGGGAAGTTTTCGTAATATGGCTTTAATCTATGGCCGTTTACTTTGAATATCGTCCCTTTCGTGAGACTAGTaacttcaactgcaccataaggaaaaacattagtaacaacaaaaggTCCACTCCAATGTGACCTTAGCTTACCGGGAAACAACTTAAGACGAGAGTTAAATAGAAGGACTTTTTGGCCCACAAAAAAACTCTTTCtataaatcatcttgtcatggaaaagtttagtcttctccttgtaaattcgagcactctcgtaagcatcattatgcatctcctctagctcattaagttgtaactttctatgtttccccgcattgtcataatccatcttgcacatctttatcgcccaataagccttatgttcaagttcaaccggaagatgacaagcttttccatataccaaccgatatggagacataccaatcggtgttttatacgccgttctatacgcccaaagtgcatcgttgagtctataactccaatctttccgtgttgtgttaacggttttctccaagatggatttgatctcacgatttgaaatttcagcttgcccactagtttttgggtgatacggcgtaccgaCCTTGTgatttatgttgtacttcttgagaatagcatgaaaggatttcttgaagtgcgaacctccatcactgataaccactcttggtgtaccatgtctagtaaaaatatattccttcacaaactcacaaataacttgagaatcattagtaggggttgctttagcttccacccattttgaaacataatccaaAACAAGAAGTATATGAAATTTTCCAttcgaattgacaaaaggacccataaaatcaattccccgcacatcaaatacttccacggaaagaattggtgtgagtggcatttgatttcgagcacctagattgccagtTCATTGACGtctatcacaagatttacaaaaaatatatgcatcctcaaataaagtgggccaataaaatccactctcaagGAATTTGAGAGCGGTATGTTTAGAACCAaaatgaccaccacatgcataagtatgtcAAAAATTAAGGATGGATTGGAATTCAGAGTTAGGTAGGCACCTGCGGATTATTTGATCGGAacaatatttccacaagtagggctcgtcccacacatactgcttggctatcttcttaatcttaagattttgaaaattagacattgtacttgatacttgccttgtaaccaagtagttcactatgttcgcgtaccaaggtgttgaatcttcaattgagaaaagttgttcgtctggaaaacgattttgtaaaggaagttcttcttcggaaacaacaagtctactaagatgatccacaacagtattttcaacacctgtCTTATctttgatttcataatcaaactcttgcaataacaatatccaccgtataagtcttggcttagcttctttcttcttaagtaggtacctaagtgctgcatgatcggaatacacaaccactttTGCACCCACCAAGTATGATCTAAACTTTTCTAGTGAAAACACTATAGCCAACAactctttctcggtggtagaataattaatttgtgcatcgtttagggtcctagatgcataataaatcacatgggacagcttgtccactctttgacccaaaacaacTCCAACTgcgtagtcacttgcatcacacattaattcaaatggaaaactccaatccggtgacttgataatcgGCGTAGTTGTCAAAAATTCTTTTAATTTGTCAAAGGCTTCTTtacactccttgttgaagtcaaaaacaacctctttttgcaacaatttgcacatcggcattgagattttggagaaatctttgataaaccgcctgtaaaaacctgcatgaccaagaaacgagcgaatctccctcaccgaagtggggtattgtaaattccttattaagtctatctttgctttgtcaacttcgagcCCTTGAGAGGAAACGATGTGACCTAGCACtataccatggtttaccataaaatggcatttctcccaatttagaacaagattagtgtctatgcatctttttagcacaagttcaagattttgtaagcaaatatcaaatgaattgccataaacactaaaatcgtccataaatacctcaataatgctttccacgtagtcagaaaatatactaaccatacatctctgaaaagtggcaggcgcattgcaaagaccaaacgacatccgtctataggcaaacgtaagaaaaggacaagtaaaaatggtcttctcttgatcctctggtgcaataaaaatctgattgtaccccgaataaccgtccaaaaagcaataatgtgaatgtcccgctaCCTTTCtagcatttgatcaatgaaaggcaaagaaaAGTGATCCTTTCTTGTTGCGGCATTAAGCTTTcggtagtctatgcacactctccatcatgtttgaactcttgtaggaacaagttcatcatcttgatttctaacaacagtgacacccgatttcttaggcaccacttgtaccggactaacccatttgctgtcaaaAATTGGTTAAATTACCCCCACACTTAGAAATTTGAGGATTTCTTttttcacgacctccatcattgggggattaagcctacgctgagcatcatgtACCGGCTTGCTATCATCTTCcataaggattctatgcatgcacactgatggactaatgcctttaatGTCAGCAATAGTCCAACCAATGGCCGTTTTGTGCTCcttcagaaccctaagtagacgttcttcttgtatggcagtgagattctttgcaataatcaccggaagctccTCTTTATCACCCAAATATGCATACTTTAAGTGATCGGGAAGAGGCTTCAATTCTAGtttaggtgcctgcacaacataaggtaaaggaacctcattagttacaggtaaagaaatataagagatatTACCCGTTCGAGCTTCTTGTAATgttgttaaagcaccacacatctccactagaTCTTTGACTAAGTCGACGTCCAAATTCGATTTcccatgaacgtccaaatcaatgctatttcgcaacacaactccaagttcatcttcattgctcAAATCAAATATTTGTTTTGCTAACGAATCAAcaacatcaatagagaaagcggactgcacatcactaggataacacatggcctcaaatatgttgaagcgaatgatctccttatcaaattccatagtgagtgtaccattgtccacatcaatcttcgtctttacagttttcataaacggtctcccaagaagtaacgaagtagatgaacagtTATCTCCATTTTGCATGTCCACAATATAAAAATCAACcagaaagattaactgattcacttgcactaacacgtcctccacgactcccttagaatatatattggacttgtttgccaattgaatagtaatctttgcctcttttaaaggtccaatattcaaataatcataaacatcggctgatataacacttatggatgctcccaaatcaagcaaagcacgctcgaatcgtcgtttaccaatagtaattggcactgtgAAGCCACCcggatcttcacactttgcagGCATCTTTTTTAGTAACATAGCGGTAGCACTTTATCCCACCTAAGTAAtttcattagcaatcaacctatctttccttgtacacaaatccttcaaaaccttggcatacctgggtacggttctgatggattcaataaatggaatgttgatttaTATGTCGCTAAATATATCCATGATCTCATTatcttgagcttgcttctttgatttggcaaaacgactagggaaaggaggtggtgtggtaaaggtgggaaccgtgtccttaggttggccggttgAGGTTGGATTTTCTTTTGGTACGGTTTccacctctacttccttttcgatgtcgttatTAACCACTTCTTGTTGCTTGGCCTCTTCTATTTGTTTCCCATTTCTTAAAGTCACTGCATTGAGatgctctcttgggttcacaaaatATTGGGATGACAACTTTGTCGATGCTTGTGATTTCAGTAGATTCACATCCGTAGCCAACTGACCCATTTGAGTTTGTAGATCTCTAATAGCATTATCagtttttaactaattttgttCGGCTTTCTGTTGACTTTGTTGGAATatagatgaaagaccttgcatcaTGGTAATCATCTTCTCAGAGGCATCCTCCTTTGGAGCTGGTGGTTGCGGTTATGGTTGGAATttttgttgaaaaccaccttgccTCGCATAAGGATTAGGAGCTGcaacttgcttgtttgcataactgaaattaggatgatctttccaacctggattataagtgttaaaatatggatcataccttggccttggattaagaaataaagcaTTAACCTCGGACTCTTCTTCATATGGTGGAGCTACTACAGAAGCTATACGATGAATCGCCTTCTCAATTGTACTTAACCGGTGCTCTGTATTCGGAGACTCCCCCATCTCGCTAAACCTTATGACATTTGAGTCATGTCTTGTATAAAACTGTTGAGCAGTTgaggccatactctcaatcagacTAGTTGCttgcgagattgtcttctcagtgaTTGAACCACCGGCtgctgcatcaatcaaattcctttgttctggaagtaatccttcgtaaAAGTATTGAATGAAAAATATTGAGGATATATTGTAGTGAGGGCAACTCGCCAGCAACCTCTTGTATCTCTCCCAGTATTCATAAAGAGATTCTCCAGTAATATGTAGaataccactaatctctttacgagCAGTAGCCGCCTTAGAAGCAGGAAAGTACTTCTccagaaatagctttttcatctcagtccatgttgtaacactccctgaaggaagataatacaaccattcttctgctaagtTTATTAATGAGAATGGAAAAGCTTGTAGCATAGCCATATCTATGTCTTCGGTTCCTTGCCTTAGACTTGTCATCTTGTGTTGAAATACTTGAAGATGACAGTTCGGATCTTCACCAGGATGTCCCTTGAACTTCAGgagatgatgaagtagattcgacttcagctccactgggttagtgattgtaatgcacagtggttgcgaatcttGGCATGAAGATGTCAACTCTTCTAACTTCCTCTCCACAAGTGGTTGTGGTGGATTAGTGCCTCCGAACATCTCTGTTATAAACGGTTTTGGTTGCAACTTATTACTTGCTTGAAGTACCGTTCCTTTACGAGTTCGAATTCCACACCTCTTGTAATTCCAATCCTTCGATGCCAAAGATTGagtacctaaaacaaaaatctagtaAACAAAgttaaattttttttgataagtcacaaattttattaatagataacaaatatACAAGAGATGTTTATAAGAAAAGAGGCAAAATtcccaaaaacttataaactatTTGAATATATAGTAAGAAACATTAGAGTATTcaactgaaattaaaaattgaGGCCTTCCATCAAAGTGAACTCCAACtttattatcaaggaaacaaCCTCTCTTTGCCATGTTATCCACTGAAAAATTAGCCTCACGGAAAGTGTGAATAAATCTAATGGCATCTTAGCTTTGACAAACCTGCTAACCATCTTGGTCGTGCAAACCAAGGTAAGCTATTACCTATAAACGCTTCCACCACACTAGCTGAGTCTGATCTGATGCAAACGCGACAAAAACCCCATCTAGTAGCTCATTCAAGACCCACCAGTATTCCATATAATTCAGCTAAGAAGTTGGTTGTTATTCGCAGACCAATGGACATAGCACCAATAACGTTGCAACTAGCATCCCTAGATACCACTCCAGCTCCGGCTATACCTGGACTGCCTCTTGCTGCCCCATCGCAGCACAATTGTAACTCATTTTGGTCTGGCGGATGCCAAAAGCATTCCACCGGCTGAACAAACTTCACACTCCTATGCTTCACACGGAAATAATCCAGCAGAAGAATGTCTTTAGAGCAGTTTCACATGTGACCTTTGAGACGAATCGAATAATCTTGAATTAGCTTCAAAACTCACTTGAAGAAAACACTCCAGTTCGCTTGTTTATGTTCAAAAACAACTTTGTTTCTTACGGACCAAAGCTCCGATCTGATAACCAGGTTAGCTAGCAGCCACAGGTCACGTATCATTCGACTCCTACTCCGAGCAGCCTTTTaagaaatcaacagattcaagTCAGCATTAATACCAAAAATGGACGAAATCCAATTCCAAGCACGAGCAGCAAAACAACACTGAAAAGGGACATGCTCCAGAGTCTCTTCTGCAGTTCCACAAAGCGAACATTTTTTTGCTAGCTGAATCTTAAATATGTCTCTGATAAGGTCATATGTCGCGCAAGCTTTACGTATGAACTTCCAGTTTTGAGCAGCTAAAGTTGGATGGATCTCTTTTCTCCAAATAAGAGATGCACCCTCTAGCATATTATATCTCTTCCGAATTAAATTTTTTGCTGAGCTAACAGTGAACTCCCCTTTGTATTCCGGCATCCAGATTCGCATATCATTCCCTCCAACTATAATTGGAAGCTGATTGACATATAAACCCGTAACAAGCAAGAGGTTCAAATGGGCTTCATGGATCACCCATTGATTGTCAACCAGGACATCGCTAACCAAAACAGTTCTGTCAAGTGAATGATCATTTAAAATATCTGCAACACATTTATTACCATGCCAAGCATCATAGTAAAGAGAAGTAGAACGACCATCCCCCAACTGAACTTTAGTGTTAAAATCAACTAGTTGGTGTACCTTCCGAataccaggaagaatagaagatttaacACTATATTGTTTGATACAACCATTTCTCTCAAAGAATTTAGCTCGTAGAAAACCAGCCCATTTCTTATGAGAAGTATAAATATTCCACCAAAGTTTCatgaaaatagttgtattcatagtATCCATACGAGTTAAACCAAGGCCCCCCTTCTCAAAAGGACAACAGATTTTATCGAAAGCAAATACAACATCGCGACTAACATTTGAATCCCCAGACCAAATAAAATTCTGAATTGGTCTTTCACATTGAAGAATGAACTTCCGTGGCCACCGATAGATAACCATGTTGTGAATAGAATAACTGGCAATGACAGATTTAACCAAAACAATACGGTCATTAAAAGATAAATGTCTTCCTTTCCAACCAGCCAACTGAGCTTTAATATTCTCGGCAACATTATCAATGTGATGATATTTAACCGACCCTGgcataatttgaactcccaaataACGGGCAGGAAAAGTAGCAACACTCATCCCTAAATAATCATCAAGATAAGTTCTTCTAGTTagagaaccaccaccataatataTCTTACTCTGTTGACGACACACAGTTTGGCCAGAAGCGCGTTGGTATTTACCCAATAAGTCCACCGGGTTATGAAGACTCTTTAGGCtgcccttgcaaaaaatcataatgtcatcatcAAAGAAAAGATGAGTAGGAGAAATGCTACCTCTTGTAACCATAGGGGTCATTTTATTCTCACTAAACAGCTTGGTAATATTTATGCTAAGAACGTCTGCAACCAACACAAAAATCAaaggagaaagaggatctccttgacgtaaacctctattaattttgaaatatCCCTCAGGATTGCCATTCAGAAGAATAGAGATTCTAGCAGAATTAAGGATATTAAAAATCCAAGAACACCACTGATCAAAAAAACCATATCTACGAAAAGCTTCTAACACAAATTCCCAActcaccgtgtcaaaagcttatGATATATCAAGTTTAAGACCAATGTTGCCATACTTGCGTTTTAAATGAAGCTGATTGACcatctcagaagccaaactaatgttctcatggatatcgCGACCCTTCATAAACGCCACCTGTTCTTCAGAAACAAGCTTGTCCAAAACACTACCAAGTCTAGTAGCTAGGATCTTAgtaaaaaatttgaagaaaaaattactaagccCAATCGGACGAAAATTACAAAGATTATTAGCCTCTCTTACCTTGGCCATAAGAATGATAAGGCTAGAATTCACACCATTCGGAATATGACCAGTACCCCAACAATGTATCACCACCTTAACCAAGTCATCTTGGATAATATTCCAGCACTATCAGCTCCTAAATCAAAAACTGCTTGCTTGATTTCTTCAGGAAAAGGAATTTGGTCCATGGAAAGACTTTCTTCAGCAGTAATGGAATCATGAACAAAATCAAATAAATCCATATCATAATCCAAATCCTGGCCATTAAATTTCTCCTCATAATAATTCACCACATGGTCATGCAGCTGGTCATAATCAGAAATAGTAGCACCATTGTTATCCACTAACTCGCAAATAGTGTTTGAACTCCTTCGGATGCGAATACTATTGTGAAAGAAATTGGAGTTGCTTGATCCCTCAACAAGCCATTGATTTCTAGACTTTTGCTTAAGCATTGTGGCGTGCTGAAGCCTGGTTTCACCAAGAGTATTCATAGCATCCTTCATAATATTAAGTTTAGCAATATCAGTTGGATCTTCATCTAAGATGCGCGCAGCAGTTTCAAATCTCAACTGATCTTGTTTTAAACGAGAGTGAATGTtgccaaaaaccaaaaaattccaTTCCTTCATAACCCCTTTCAACCTCTTCAACTTGAATGGAAAAATAAAGTCCGGTAATCCATGAACTGGCATATTCCAACTGTCTTGAACCATATGAAGGAAATCTGAATGCAAAACATCTTTTGTATTCTAAAAGGAGCTCTCTTCGGACGAGAGACCACAAAAGGATAGCCCAACATAGGTAGCATGCACAAAACAGATATGAACTCCCTCAACCTCAATAGTAATGGGTTGCTTACTCATATTAACTACAAAAGGACTTATTTCATTCAAAAAACAAACCCAAAGATTAGCAATACTGGAAACAGAAGAATTATGAATAATATCTGGAGAAAAACCTGCCATCTAAAGTCTTCTACCAAAGTTAGACGAGCACGCTACCTTTGGTTCAGCAAGACAGAAAATATCTGGCTTGAATTCCCTTATTAAATCTCTAATCTTACAGTGTGTTTCTTCACGTGCAACACCGTTAATATTCCAAAACAAAACCCGCA
This is a stretch of genomic DNA from Papaver somniferum cultivar HN1 chromosome 1, ASM357369v1, whole genome shotgun sequence. It encodes these proteins:
- the LOC113356096 gene encoding uncharacterized protein LOC113356096, with translation MPVHGLPDFIFPFKLKRLKGVMKEWNFLVFGNIHSRLKQDQLRFETAARILDEDPTDIAKLNIMKDAMNTLGETRLQHATMLKQKSRNQWLVEGSSNSNFFHNSIRIRRSSNTICELVDNNGATISDYDQLHDHVVNYYEEKFNGQDLDYDMDLFDFVHDSITAEESLSMDQIPFPEEIKQAVFDLGADSAGILSKMTWLSLIILMAKVREANNLCNFRPIGLSNFFFKFFTKILATRLGSVLDKLVSEEQVAFMKGRDIHENISLASEMVNQLHLKRKISILLNGNPEGYFKINRGLRQGDPLSPLIFVLVADVLSINITKLFSENKMTPMVTRGSISPTHLFFDDDIMIFCKGSLKSLHNPVDLLGKYQRASGQTVCRQQSKIYYGGGSLTRRTYLDDYLGMSVATFPARYLGVQIMPGSVKYHHIDNVAENIKAQLAGWKGRHLSFNDRIVLVKSVIASYSIHNMVIYRWPRKFILQCERPIQNFIWSGDSNVSRDVVFAFDKICCPFEKGGLGLTRMDTMNTTIFMKLWWNIYTSHKKWAGFLRAKFFERNGCIKQYSVKSSILPGIRKVHQLVDFNTKVQLGDGRSTSLYYDAWHGNKCVADILNDHSLDRTVLVSDVLVDNQWVIHEAHLNLLLVTGLYVNQLPIIVGGNDMRIWMPEYKGEFTVSSAKNLIRKRYNMLEGASLIWRKEIHPTLAAQNWKFIRKACATYDLIRDIFKIQLAKKCSLCGTAEETLEHAARSRSRMIRDLWLLANLVIRSELWSVRNKVVFEHKQANWSVFFKSVKFVQPVECFWHPPDQNELQLCCDGAARGSPGIAGAGVVSRDASCNVIGAMSIGLRITTNFLAELYGILVGLE